A genomic window from Quercus lobata isolate SW786 chromosome 10, ValleyOak3.0 Primary Assembly, whole genome shotgun sequence includes:
- the LOC115965780 gene encoding acetyl-CoA-benzylalcohol acetyltransferase-like, which yields MKVQIVSRKLVKPSTPTPPHLRSFKTSSIDQLAPQAYVPIILYYHASNGDEIDGKRKRLEKSLSEILTLYYPLAGRYINDNKVVDCNDYGVEYLEAQVSGQLAQLLQEEVIKLELLNNLAPFAMVSANTPLALVQVNMFECGGLAIGFLFSHIIADGIAATTFLNAWATACCIAGINGVIRPSFDLASFFPPKENIAVVRPKNLGALIITRRFVFNGAAITSLKAIAKGGACDSESLTKQPPSRVMVVTALIWKALIAVEQAKHGHLRPSILCHSLSLRRRTALPIPDNSFGNLYMMAKARFGGECGDSESKMELHELVGLLDDSLRNALADCKKPQSGDDLVSMITNSSREISEELEIGETDVFIFSSWCRFPLYEADFGWGKPIWVSNRPKPVEIVNLMDTKDGDGIEAWVHLNEKDMLLFQTHPDITAFTSHQI from the coding sequence ATGAAGGTCCAAATTGTATCAAGAAAGTTGGTAAAACCATCAACTCCAACCCCACCTCACCTTAGGAGTTTCAAAACATCATCGATAGACCAACTTGCTCCTCAAGCATATGTGCCCATCATTTTGTACTACCATGCCAGCAATGGAGACGAAATTGATGGAAAGAGGAAGCGTTTGGAGAAATCACTTTCAGAAATCTTAACCCTCTATTACCCTTTAGCTGGGAGATACATCAATGATAATAAAGTAGTTGATTGTAATGACTACGGGGTGGAATACTTGGAAGCCCAAGTAAGTGGTCAGCTTGCTCAACTTCTCCAAGAAGAAGTGATCAAACTTGAGCTGTTGAATAATCTTGCTCCCTTTGCAATGGTATCAGCAAATACTCCTTTAGCACTTGTTCAAGTCAACATGTTTGAGTGCGGTGGTCTAGCCATTGGGTTTCTCTTTTCGCATATTATAGCTGATGGAATTGCAGCCACTACATTCCTCAATGCATGGGCAACAGCATGTTGTATAGCAGGGATCAATGGAGTGATTCGCCCGAGTTTCGACCTGGCTTCTTTTTTCCCACCAAAAGAGAATATAGCTGTTGTGCGCCCCAAGAATCTTGGAGCTCTAATCATCACCAGAAGGTTTGTGTTCAATGGGGCAGCAATCACAAGCCTAAAAGCCATTGCCAAAGGTGGAGCTTGTGATTCTGAATCATTAACAAAACAACCACCTTCACGGGTAATGGTGGTGACTGCATTAATATGGAAGGCTCTCATTGCTGTGGAACAAGCTAAACATGGGCACTTGAGGCCCTCTATTCTGTGTCATTCATTGAGCCTGCGCAGAAGGACGGCTCTGCCAATACCAGATAACTCATTTGGGAACCTCTACATGATGGCCAAAGCTCGATTTGGTGGAGAGTGTGGAGACAGTGAGAGCAAGATGGAGTTGCATGAATTGGTGGGCTTGCTTGATGATTCACTAAGGAATGCTCTTGCTGACTGCAAGAAACCGCAAAGCGGGGATGATTTGGTTTCCATGATCACCAACTCCTCAAGAGAGATCAGTGAAGAACTTGAAATAGGTGAGACTGATGTCTTTATTTTCAGTAGCTGGTGTCGGTTCCCTCTGTATGAAGCGGATTTTGGTTGGGGAAAACCTATTTGGGTGAGCAATAGACCTAAACCTGTGGAAATAGTTAATCTAATGGACACAAAAGATGGTGATGGAATTGAGGCCTGGGTGCACCTGAATGAAAAAGACATGCTTCTGTTTCAAACTCATCCGGACATTACAGCCTTCACCTCCCACCAAATCTAG
- the LOC115965914 gene encoding uncharacterized protein LOC115965914 isoform X1 gives MIWKLEGMLTFMELPYSIRMKRNVEDKLYKRPTKSSLFEVKSFYRVLTDGGFQTFPWKSIWSVKIPLKTAFFTWTAVMGRVLTIDDLCHHKVCVIEWCYLRKKVWETVYHLLSTVIMLVSCVPCFLSLQGIVSMGYASRIIDVLACWKGWFTRRGFGDVWCVVPWRLMWLIWKKYNRKGFEVDMEVDDGNGRLETSAAGEQSTCDVDTNQEPYVGMDFESEEAARAFYNKYAKQEGFLTRVLSSRKSERDRSIISRGLGCRGGSVNRKQDGQREVCTAMILLKREKSGRWVVRKFVRDHNHPLVVQLQKSRRIIDEKDRKIQELTAELRVKKRLSSAYREQLLKLMKDVEDHNEHLRTKVELVFDNLREFEAKRKEVSDHK, from the exons ATGATTTGGAAATTGGAAGGGATGCTCACTTTTATGGAACTTCCCTACTCAATAAGAATGAAGAGGAATGTGGAAGATAAGTTGTATAAACGGCCTACTAAGAGTAGTTTATTTGAGGTTAAGTCTTTTTATAGAGTTCTTACTGATGGAGGTTTCCAGACTTTTCCCTGGAAGAGTATATGGAGCGTCAAAATTCCACTCAAGACTGCCTTTTTTACTTGGACTGCTGTTATGGGTAGGGTCCTCACGATTGATGATCTTTGCCATCATAAGGTTTGTGTGATTGAGTGGTGTTATTTGCGTAAGAAGGTTTGGGAGACTGTCTATCATTTGTTATCCACTGTGATTATGCTAGTGAGCTGTGTCCCTTGTTTTCTATCTCTACAGGGTATAGTTTCAATGGGTTATGCCTCAAGGATCATTGATGTGTTGGCCTGCTGGAAGGGATGGTTCACTAGaaggggttttggtgatgtgtGGTGTGTGGTACCTTGGCGCCTGATGTGGTTGATTTGGAAGAAGTATAACCGTAAAGGATTTGAAG TGGATATGGAAGTGGATGATGGAAATGGGAGATTAGAAACTTCTGCTGCAGGGGAACAAAGTACATGTGATGTTGACACAAATCAAGAACCATATGTGGGTATGGATTTTGAATCAGAAGAAGCTGCCAGAGCATTCTATAATAAGTATGCCAAACAAGAAGGATTTTTAACACGTGTATTATCATCCCGGAAGTCTGAGCGTGATAGGTCAATCATCTCCCGTGGACTTGGATGTAGAGGGGGTTCTGTTAACCGAAAGCAAGATGGGCAGCGAGAGGTTTGCACAGCAATGATTCTGTTGAAGAGAGAGAAGTCAGGGAGATGGGTGGTTAGGAAATTTGTGAGGGATCACAATCATCCATTGGTGGTTCAATTGCAAAAGAGTCGTCGAATAATT gATGAGAAGGACAGGAAAATTCAGGAATTAACTGCAGAACTGCGAGTTAAGAAGCGATTAAGTTCAGCATATCGAGAACAGCTACTTAAACTAATGAAAGATGTTGAAGACCATAATGAGCACCTAAGAACAAAAGTAGAATTAGTTTTTGACAATTTAAGGGAGTTTGAAGCTAAAAGGAAAGAAGTTTCTGACCATAAATAA
- the LOC115965914 gene encoding protein FAR1-RELATED SEQUENCE 5-like isoform X2, giving the protein MIWKLEGMLTFMELPYSIRMKRNVEDKLYKRPTKSSLFEVKSFYRVLTDGGFQTFPWKSIWSVKIPLKTAFFTWTAVMGRVLTIDDLCHHKGIVSMGYASRIIDVLACWKGWFTRRGFGDVWCVVPWRLMWLIWKKYNRKGFEVDMEVDDGNGRLETSAAGEQSTCDVDTNQEPYVGMDFESEEAARAFYNKYAKQEGFLTRVLSSRKSERDRSIISRGLGCRGGSVNRKQDGQREVCTAMILLKREKSGRWVVRKFVRDHNHPLVVQLQKSRRIIDEKDRKIQELTAELRVKKRLSSAYREQLLKLMKDVEDHNEHLRTKVELVFDNLREFEAKRKEVSDHK; this is encoded by the exons ATGATTTGGAAATTGGAAGGGATGCTCACTTTTATGGAACTTCCCTACTCAATAAGAATGAAGAGGAATGTGGAAGATAAGTTGTATAAACGGCCTACTAAGAGTAGTTTATTTGAGGTTAAGTCTTTTTATAGAGTTCTTACTGATGGAGGTTTCCAGACTTTTCCCTGGAAGAGTATATGGAGCGTCAAAATTCCACTCAAGACTGCCTTTTTTACTTGGACTGCTGTTATGGGTAGGGTCCTCACGATTGATGATCTTTGCCATCATAAG GGTATAGTTTCAATGGGTTATGCCTCAAGGATCATTGATGTGTTGGCCTGCTGGAAGGGATGGTTCACTAGaaggggttttggtgatgtgtGGTGTGTGGTACCTTGGCGCCTGATGTGGTTGATTTGGAAGAAGTATAACCGTAAAGGATTTGAAG TGGATATGGAAGTGGATGATGGAAATGGGAGATTAGAAACTTCTGCTGCAGGGGAACAAAGTACATGTGATGTTGACACAAATCAAGAACCATATGTGGGTATGGATTTTGAATCAGAAGAAGCTGCCAGAGCATTCTATAATAAGTATGCCAAACAAGAAGGATTTTTAACACGTGTATTATCATCCCGGAAGTCTGAGCGTGATAGGTCAATCATCTCCCGTGGACTTGGATGTAGAGGGGGTTCTGTTAACCGAAAGCAAGATGGGCAGCGAGAGGTTTGCACAGCAATGATTCTGTTGAAGAGAGAGAAGTCAGGGAGATGGGTGGTTAGGAAATTTGTGAGGGATCACAATCATCCATTGGTGGTTCAATTGCAAAAGAGTCGTCGAATAATT gATGAGAAGGACAGGAAAATTCAGGAATTAACTGCAGAACTGCGAGTTAAGAAGCGATTAAGTTCAGCATATCGAGAACAGCTACTTAAACTAATGAAAGATGTTGAAGACCATAATGAGCACCTAAGAACAAAAGTAGAATTAGTTTTTGACAATTTAAGGGAGTTTGAAGCTAAAAGGAAAGAAGTTTCTGACCATAAATAA